The Lewinellaceae bacterium DNA window CTGATAATACTTTTGACCATCGTTGTCGCGGGACAATATCCTGAGACCTTTCAGGTCCTTGAGGACGTCCTTAGTATCCTGGTCCATGTCATCCACGTCCAGTTTGGATACCAGGTCAAACATCTTTGGGCTGATATACACGACGGAGAAAGACTCGTCATTCAGGTATTTGTCAAAATATTTGCTGATGGCATCGGCTTGTGCCATAGACGCAGTGACTCCAAAAACCAGGAGTCCACATGCTATTAGGAACTTTTTCATGATTGAATCCGAATTTTGATTTGTTTATGAATCAGGTTTAGTTATTCTCTAATGATTTGAAGTTTGTCAAGTTCCTGGATGCTTTCCATGGACTTGGTTCCTTCGTGCATTTTATTACTGACCATGGCCAGGGCTGCTTTTGTGGTCTCCCATGCTACCCTGGGATCTTCATACGTATCCCGGCTGGGCCTGTGCTCGTAATGAAAAGTGGTCCACACCACACCGCAAAACACTGCAGCAACCGCTGCTGCGCGAGACCATAGAATAATACGTCTGGCCGTCGGACGAGGCGATTGTTCCAGATGTTTGGTATAATCCCGGGATGTGGACATCTGACGAGCTTCCTGTAAAAACTGGAAATAGATGGCGTCAGCCGTTTCATCTTCCATTGGCAAATCCTCTTCACCAAAGTGTTGTAGCAGGATTTTTTCTTCCTCCTGTGTGGACTCTCCGGCCCAGTATTTCCGCAGGAGTTCTTGCATGGATTTATTTGGCGCTGTCATAAGCTTGTAATTGTTCAATTTGTTTACGAATAGTGGTCCTGGCCCGGAACAGGTTTATCTTGACCTGGTTCAGGGTCAGATTCAGCATTTCTGCGATTTCCTGGTAGGCGTATCCTTCGATATCCCGCAGGTGCATCACATCCCTTTGCTGTTCTGGCAACTCATTCATCATGTTTTGTATCCGCTGGAAGAGGTCTTTTTTGGTTAATGCCAGATCAGGGGTGTGATCATGCGATTCAAATTGCCTCACTCCATCCAGCCCTTCTGTTCTGCGGTGTTTTGAACGCAGATGATCAATCGAGATATTCCGCGTCAGCTGCATACACCAGGCTTCCACATTTTGGATCTTGTCCAGGTAGTCTTTCTGTTTCCACAATTTGATCCAGACTTCCTGAACGACATCCTCAGCCTCTTCTACGCTGCCTACCATCCGCAATGCGAAGCGGAATAATTTGTCCTGAATTGGTGTGATGAGTTCTTTTATCGCATCCATGGTATTAGAAGATCGAATGAAAATGGAATTGGTTACATAAAAATTAACTATTCAGTGACATAATATGACGATCCAGCAGGTGCAGTTGTGGATAACCTGGTCTAAATCATTTGCCGGGCGAATTAAATGCAGTCAATTCCTATTCTGTCTGATGGACACCGCGAGCGTATCATCCCCCCGATTCGATGGGCATGGGAGGAGAAAGATGCCCCTGGATTACAGTAGACGGGTTCCGGTTTGCCAGAGGAATGGGGCAGCATGAACGATTTGCCTGGCGTTTCTGTTTTTTAGGCAGTTTGAATAACCGCACGCACTTACGGTAATTCTCCTACTTTTGCATAGACTATGTTCAAGTTAAAGCGGATCGATACATTACTGGTTAATTCTTTCTTACCTCCCTTTGCATTGTCGTTCCTCATTGCATTGTTTGTGCTGGTCATGCAGACCATCTTCATCTACATGGATGATCTGATGGGGAAAGGATTAGGGCTGTTCATACTGGTCGAGATGATCTTTTATTTATCGGTCAAATTATTTCCTCTTGCACTGGCTATCGCCGTTCTGCTCGCCTCGGTTTTGGTTTTTGGCAATATGGGCGAGAAATATGAATTATCCAGTCTGAAATCTGCAGGTGTGTCCCTGCTGCGAACCATGCAGCCACTGATCTACCTGGTTACCTTAATCAGTGTGCTCTCTTATCTAAGCAATGATTACCTGTCACCGATCGCCAATTTGCAGTTTCATTCCCGGATGTGGGACATCCGAAAACAAAAGCCTGCTCTGGCCATTGAACCGGGCATCTTCAATGAAGACTTTATGAACACCGCCATCTGGGTACAGGAAAAAGGCGTAAACCAGCGTGACATCAACAATGTATACATCTACAATCAGGATCGCAATGAAGCGAATATTGACATGATCCATTCAAAGACGGGTGAGATGTTCATTACTGGCGATGGGAGGTATTTTGTCATGTCACTCCATGACGGGCACATGTATAACGAACAAAACCGGCGTGTCACCAATGACAATAAAATATCCTATCCGTTTGTGCGGGTTAATTTTAAAAACTGGCACAAAGCCAACGACATGTCTGAATTTGATTTGGATATGACGGATCAGGATCTGTTCAAATCCCATCAATACATGAAGACCAGCCGTGAGCTTATTTTGGATGTGGATACATTCAATCAGCAGCTGGCCAATGTCAATCCCACTTTACTTGAAAAATATCCCAATTTTATCACGGGTGTCGATACCTCCAAGAGTGAGAACTGGAAGGAGAATGCGATGGCATCGCTGAAGAATGGCGATAATATACCCAATGGGTTGCCACGGGATATCATCATGGACAGGATGAAACAAAAGACCGATGTGCCAACCGATGAAGCGAACGAATACTACATTGGCCGATATGCCCCCCCGGTCGAACTGGTTACCGGAAGTGTCGGGCCGGGCCATTTGGAAAAGCATTTCGCAAGAGGTGAATACTCCCGCCTCTTCTATGCTGCGCAATCCAAAAGCAGCCGTATCGTCCAGGAAATTTTAAGCCGCGAAGCAGAGAAACGCAACCTGGAGGAACGCAAAGCGAAATTCCTGTTTGAATTGCATTCCAAATTTGCTCTGGCAATTGCCTGTCTGATCTTTTTGTTCATAGGAGCACCTATGGGGGCCATCGTGCGCAAGGGAGGCTTTGGATTTCCTTTTTTGATCTCCATTTTCTTCTTTGCCCTCTTCATCATTTTGTCGATCATGATGCGTAAGATGGCAGAATCGTTGGCCATCAATCCCGTTCTCGGAGCCTGGCTGCCGGTAATCATCATCTTTGCCATGGGTTTCACCCTTACGCTGCGTGCCATGCGTGATTCCAAACTGATGAATCTGGATACGTACACACAGGGCTTCCAAAAATTCTTTGCCAAACTGTTTCAATGGAGTTAAGGTCCCTGGTCATTTTTTCCTTGCTGATCCTGTCACTATGGCTTGCATCACTGGCTGCATTAAACCATTATCCGGTGGGCACCGAATTGGATCATATCCAGCTCATCAGGACACCGGCAGCCGATTTTACCTTCAAATGGATCACCAGGCTGGGGGAGGTGTGGATTTATTTTATAGTGGCTATCTATTTTGGTTTGCACCGTCGGTTTGGCAAGGTAGGACAGGTGGCCTTATTGGGTTCACTGGTTATGGTATTAAGTATGGCTTTAAAGCTGTATTTCGCACATCCCAGGCCGGCCCTTGCCTGGGCCGGATTTGGTCAAATGGCCTCCATCCCGGGGGTGACCTGGAGAGCGACGCTGGATTCATTTCCTTCCGGGCATACCATGTCTGCCGTTGTCATCTTCGGATGGTTGGCGCTGCGAAGCCGTAATGGATTCTTCGCCGCCCTGTCAGCGCTGACAGCCGGATTGGTGGGTTTTTCGCGGATTTATCTTGCGGAGCATTTTCTTAAAGATGTCAGTATGGGATTGATCACCGGACTGGCATTGCTTTGGATTTACTGGAGGGTACAGTGGGCGCTGGATCCTGGCCGGCATGCAAAGCCAGGGATATCATCAGATCATTCCTCTTCGAAATAATCTTCCAGTTGGCGTTCAGTGGTGCGAAGCCGGTCCCGGCAATAATTCAATAATTGCTGTGACTCTTCAACCAGCTTTGGTAAATCATCGACAGCAACCTCCTGGGATTCCAGCATTTTTAGGATGGCTTGTAGTCGCCGGTAAGCCTCCTGGTACGTTTTTATTCCTTTCATGGTTTTCTCGATTTAATGGCAGTGACAGTACTGGTGATCTGACCGTCTTTCAGGTAACTCGTAAGTTCATCGCCAGGGCTCACGTCATGAACCGTAAGGAGGGGCTTTCCGCCAGAAAATACCCAGGCATATCCCTTCTCCATCAGATACAATGGATTCTTCCATTCCAATTGCTCCTCCATCCGCTCCAGTTGATTGTAGAGATCACGAAAATAGGATTTCAGAATGGAAGAACGCATTTGTTGAATGTGTTCGATCTGTTGCTGGGCCCTCAAGATGGGTACTTTGATCATCCGGTGCAGATCGTGGCTGATGGACAGTAAATTTCTGGACTCTGTCTGGATACGTTGATGAATAAGGGAGGTAATGCGTTCAGCGGTTTCTTCAATCAGGCCTTCAAACCGTGCATTGTGGTCTACGATCAGGTCTGCGACGGCTGTCGGTGTCTTCAGCGAGGAATGTCCGACAAGGTCCAGTATGGTCTGGTCGATATCATGGCCAATTCCGATAAGTACTGGCAAGGGAAACCAGGCCACTTTCCGTCCCAGGGCCTCACTGTCGAAGGCGGCAAGGTCGAGTTTTGAACCGCCCCCACGCACGATGCATACGGCATCAAATTCATCGCTGCGATCTGCTATCTGTTCCAAGGCTTCCGATACTTCGCGCTCCGTGTTGATGCCTTGCATGGCTGCGGAGAAAAGGGTTACGTGAAACCGATACCCATAAAGGTTTTCTCCAAGATGATTGAGAAAGTCCTGAAATCCTGCTGCTGTCGATGAGCTGACCATGGCGATGTGCTGAATTACAGGAGGCAGGGTGATTTGCTTGTTCTTGCCGATCAGGCCCTCTTTTTGCAAGGCCTCAATAACCCGCAATCGCTTAAGGGCGGCCTGGCCATAGGTGTATTGTGCGTCCAGGTCTTCGACGATCAGTTTTAAACCATAACGCTCATTGAATTCCACTTTGATCTTGAGTCGTACTTCCGTACCATCCTGGAGCAGATCATCCAACAGGTCAGGATATTTTTTCTCCAGAAAGCGGTATTGGCTGCTCCAGATAGCTGCCTGGGTCTGGGCGATGATCTGATCGCTTTTTTCGTCCTTTTGAATAAGATCCAAATAGTGATGTCCCCGGGATGATCCTACCTGATTGATCTCCGCGGTGATCCAGATGGCATCGGTAAAATTCAGGGCGATCACCCTGCGGATGTATTCATTTAATTCAAACAGCGAAAAAGTCTGCATAGTGCCTAGTTCACATCATCCAGGATGAGATCAACTGTGAGTTCTTTTTGGCCGGCGCTATTGGCATTGCGGATCACGGTGACCTTGACCTTGTCTCCGGCATTGTGTTTTTCCAGCACCGACCGCATTTCGATCAGGTTGGTGATCTCATCGTCGTCAATCTGGACGATGATATCACCCCACTGGATGCGTCCGAACCGGTCCCTGTCGGTGCCGTGCAATCCGGCTTTTT harbors:
- a CDS encoding LptF/LptG family permease; amino-acid sequence: MFKLKRIDTLLVNSFLPPFALSFLIALFVLVMQTIFIYMDDLMGKGLGLFILVEMIFYLSVKLFPLALAIAVLLASVLVFGNMGEKYELSSLKSAGVSLLRTMQPLIYLVTLISVLSYLSNDYLSPIANLQFHSRMWDIRKQKPALAIEPGIFNEDFMNTAIWVQEKGVNQRDINNVYIYNQDRNEANIDMIHSKTGEMFITGDGRYFVMSLHDGHMYNEQNRRVTNDNKISYPFVRVNFKNWHKANDMSEFDLDMTDQDLFKSHQYMKTSRELILDVDTFNQQLANVNPTLLEKYPNFITGVDTSKSENWKENAMASLKNGDNIPNGLPRDIIMDRMKQKTDVPTDEANEYYIGRYAPPVELVTGSVGPGHLEKHFARGEYSRLFYAAQSKSSRIVQEILSREAEKRNLEERKAKFLFELHSKFALAIACLIFLFIGAPMGAIVRKGGFGFPFLISIFFFALFIILSIMMRKMAESLAINPVLGAWLPVIIIFAMGFTLTLRAMRDSKLMNLDTYTQGFQKFFAKLFQWS
- a CDS encoding phosphatase PAP2 family protein translates to MELRSLVIFSLLILSLWLASLAALNHYPVGTELDHIQLIRTPAADFTFKWITRLGEVWIYFIVAIYFGLHRRFGKVGQVALLGSLVMVLSMALKLYFAHPRPALAWAGFGQMASIPGVTWRATLDSFPSGHTMSAVVIFGWLALRSRNGFFAALSALTAGLVGFSRIYLAEHFLKDVSMGLITGLALLWIYWRVQWALDPGRHAKPGISSDHSSSK
- a CDS encoding RNA polymerase sigma factor → MDAIKELITPIQDKLFRFALRMVGSVEEAEDVVQEVWIKLWKQKDYLDKIQNVEAWCMQLTRNISIDHLRSKHRRTEGLDGVRQFESHDHTPDLALTKKDLFQRIQNMMNELPEQQRDVMHLRDIEGYAYQEIAEMLNLTLNQVKINLFRARTTIRKQIEQLQAYDSAK
- the xseB gene encoding exodeoxyribonuclease VII small subunit — its product is MKGIKTYQEAYRRLQAILKMLESQEVAVDDLPKLVEESQQLLNYCRDRLRTTERQLEDYFEEE
- the xseA gene encoding exodeoxyribonuclease VII large subunit, whose amino-acid sequence is MQTFSLFELNEYIRRVIALNFTDAIWITAEINQVGSSRGHHYLDLIQKDEKSDQIIAQTQAAIWSSQYRFLEKKYPDLLDDLLQDGTEVRLKIKVEFNERYGLKLIVEDLDAQYTYGQAALKRLRVIEALQKEGLIGKNKQITLPPVIQHIAMVSSSTAAGFQDFLNHLGENLYGYRFHVTLFSAAMQGINTEREVSEALEQIADRSDEFDAVCIVRGGGSKLDLAAFDSEALGRKVAWFPLPVLIGIGHDIDQTILDLVGHSSLKTPTAVADLIVDHNARFEGLIEETAERITSLIHQRIQTESRNLLSISHDLHRMIKVPILRAQQQIEHIQQMRSSILKSYFRDLYNQLERMEEQLEWKNPLYLMEKGYAWVFSGGKPLLTVHDVSPGDELTSYLKDGQITSTVTAIKSRKP